In one Balaenoptera ricei isolate mBalRic1 chromosome 20, mBalRic1.hap2, whole genome shotgun sequence genomic region, the following are encoded:
- the GSDMA gene encoding LOW QUALITY PROTEIN: gasdermin-A (The sequence of the model RefSeq protein was modified relative to this genomic sequence to represent the inferred CDS: inserted 3 bases in 2 codons; substituted 1 base at 1 genomic stop codon) yields MYGNKHKGMVSVLENKEKTPRSPRLQSKLAAEHLFLEEMRGRGXNLYVVMEVVETAQEVTXARAGKADGCFSLPFFAPLGLQGSINHKEAVTIPKGCVLAFRVRQLMVKGRDEWDIPHICNDNVQTLPPREEPEEEKLTFIQASDGKEVHEDFRTLKEEVQRETREVEKLSPEGKSSLLSSLSKLLGKEKELEDLELTLEGALDKGHEVTLEALPKDVLLSKEATGAVLXFLGALTELSEAQQKLLVKSMEKKILPLQLKLMESTMEQNFLQDKEDVFPLQPELLSSLGEEELTLTEALVELSGLEVQRSGPQYTWDAVTLPCLCALYAGLSLLQLLTKAS; encoded by the exons GAAGCTGGCAGCAGAGCACCTGTTCCTGGAGGAGATGCGAGGGCGAG GGAATCTGTATGTGGTGATGGAGGTGGTAGAGACCGCGCAGGAAGTGAC GGCGAGAGCTGGCAAGGCTGACGGCTGCTTCTCCCTCCCATTCTTCGCCCCACTGGGGCTACAG GGATCCATAAACCACAAGGAGGCTGTCACCATCCCCAAGGGCTGCGTCCTGGCATTTCGAGTGAGACAGCTGATGGTCAAAGGCAGAGATGAGTGGG ACATTCCACACATCTGCAATGATAACGTGCAAaccctccctcccaggg AAGAGCCAGAAGAGGAGAAGCTCACCT TTATCCAGGCATCTGATGGTAAGGAA GTACACGAGGACTTCAGGACCCTAAAAGAAGAGGTTCAAAGGGAGACCCGGGAAGTGGAGAAGCTGAGCCCAGAAGGGAAGAGCTCCCTGCTCAGCTCCCTCAGCAAACTcttagggaaggaaaaggagcTAGAAGACCTGGAGCTCACG CTTGAAGGAGCTCTAGACAAAGGACATGAAGTAACCCTGGAGGCACTCCCAAAAGATGTCCTACTCTCAAAGGAGGCTACGGGTGCCGTCCTCTAGTTCCTTGGAGCTCTAACAG AGCTAAGTGAAGCCCAACAGAAGCTGCTGGTAAAATCCATGGAGAAAAAGATCTTACCTTTGCAGCTAAAGCTG ATGGAGAgcacaatggaacagaatttcCTCCAGGATAAAGAGGATGTTTTCCCCCTGCAACCTGAGCTGCTTTCCTCCCTTGGGGAAGAGGAACTGACCCTCACAGAGGCCCTAGTGGAGCTGAGTGGCCTGGAAGTGCAGAGATCGGGCCCCCAGTACACATGGGACGCAGTCACCCTTCCCTGCCTCTGTGCCCTTTACGCTGGCCTCTCCCTCCTGCAGCTACTGACCAAGGCTTCCTAA